Proteins from a genomic interval of Anolis sagrei isolate rAnoSag1 chromosome 1, rAnoSag1.mat, whole genome shotgun sequence:
- the LOC132764392 gene encoding olfactory receptor 5AP2-like has protein sequence MMETNSTSMTEFILLGLTDRAELKSALFAVFLIMYLIIVVGNLGMITLIKVDPRLHTPMYFFLSHLAFLDFSYSSAIMPKALINLLVENKTISFSGCAAQMYSFIAFGTTECFLLAAMAYDRYVAICKPLLYNVIMSRQLCLQLLIGSYICGFVISMIHTGCAFRLSFCRSNVIHHFFCDVIPLLNISCTDTRVNEIILFAFCIFNGVFITLEICISYIYIFSAILKIHSSEGRHKAFSTCTSHLIVVAMFFGTAVFMYMRPSSASSPDKDRVVSVFYTVVNPMLNPLIYSLRNKEVKNALRRVFNRKKHFSVQIHSKVIKTTA, from the coding sequence ATGATGGAGACCAATTCCACCAGCATGACTGAATTCATCCTCCTGGGATTAACAGACAGGGCTGAACTCAAGAGTGCTCTGTTTGCAGTGTTCCTGATCATGTATTTGATCATAGTGGTAGGGAACCTAGGCATGATCACTTTAATCAAGGTCGACCCCCGGCTACACACCCCTATGTACTTCTTCCTCAGCCACCTGGCTTTCCTGGACTTCTCTTATTCTTCAGCCATCATGCCCAAGGCACTGATCAACCTTTTAGTTGAGAATAAAACCATCTCATTTAGTGGCTGTGCAGCCCAGATGTACAGTTTCATTGCTTTTGGGACAACAGAGTGCTTCCTTCTGGCTGCGATGGCCTATGATCGGTATGTGGCCATCTGTAAACCCTTGCTGTATAATGTCATAATGTCCCGCCAGCTCTGTCTGCAGCTCCTTATTGGTTCTtacatttgtggttttgtgatttcaatgataCACACAGGCTGTGCCTTTCGACTCTCTTTCTGTCGCTCCAATGTCATCCATCATTTTTTCTGTGATGTGATACCACTCCTCAACATCTCCTGTACTGACACCAGAGTGAATGAGATCATTCTTTTTGCCTTCTGTATCTTTAACGGGGTTTTTATCACACTGGAAATATGTATTTCTTATATCTATATTTTCTCTGCCATCTTGAAAATCCACTCCTCTGAGGGCCGGCATAAAGCCTTCTCTACTTGCACTTCACACTTGATTGTTGTTGCCATGTTCTTTGGGACAGCCGtctttatgtacatgcggcctagTTCAGCTTCCTCACCAGACAAAGACAGGGTTGTGTCAGTATTTTACACTGTAGTGAATCCCATGTTGAATCCTTTGATCTATAGCCTGAGGAACAAGGAGGTGAAGAATGCCTTGAGAAGAGTGTTCAACAGAAAGAAACATTTCTCAGTACAGATACATTCTAAAGTGATTAAAACAACTGCTTAA